A genomic region of Devosia ginsengisoli contains the following coding sequences:
- a CDS encoding LacI family DNA-binding transcriptional regulator, with protein sequence MASTKRVRIYDVAQAAGVSIATASKALNDTGRMTEETRSRVKAAANSLGFRPNAMARALIQRRTFTVGLLTNDTYGRFTLPLMAGVSEQLVDHGVSVFLCSIEDDPALAKIHVDAMLDKQVDGIIASGKRIDRRLPVDLSQLDIPVVYAFTDGPEDAVTLVSDDYQGSMQAMQWLRELGRSRIVHVTGPQTFASVGERARAYHAVQGGDGLVMHGSWSEAWGHEAVARLWARKGDTPDAIFCGNDQIARGVVDALRERGLDVPGDVSVIGFDNWEIVAAATRPPLTTVDMNLKELGREAGRLVLALAEGKAVEPGVRKLPCQLVVRESCGGGLRS encoded by the coding sequence TTGGCTTCAACGAAGCGCGTGCGCATCTACGACGTTGCACAGGCGGCGGGCGTCAGTATTGCGACCGCATCCAAGGCCCTGAACGATACCGGCCGGATGACCGAAGAGACCCGCTCCCGCGTCAAGGCGGCCGCGAACAGCCTGGGTTTCCGGCCCAATGCCATGGCCCGCGCCCTGATTCAGCGCCGGACCTTTACCGTCGGGCTGCTGACCAATGACACCTATGGTCGTTTCACCCTGCCATTGATGGCCGGCGTCTCCGAACAGCTGGTGGACCATGGCGTCTCCGTCTTCCTCTGCTCGATCGAGGACGACCCGGCGCTGGCCAAAATTCACGTCGATGCCATGCTGGACAAGCAGGTGGACGGCATTATCGCCTCGGGCAAGCGCATCGACCGCCGGCTGCCGGTGGACCTGTCACAGCTCGACATTCCCGTGGTCTACGCCTTTACCGACGGGCCCGAGGATGCGGTGACGCTGGTCTCGGATGACTATCAGGGCTCGATGCAGGCCATGCAATGGCTGCGCGAATTGGGGCGCAGCCGGATCGTCCATGTGACCGGCCCGCAGACCTTTGCCTCGGTCGGCGAGCGTGCCCGCGCCTATCACGCGGTTCAGGGGGGCGATGGCCTCGTCATGCATGGCAGCTGGTCGGAAGCCTGGGGCCACGAGGCCGTAGCCCGGCTCTGGGCGCGCAAGGGCGATACGCCCGACGCCATCTTTTGCGGCAATGACCAGATAGCCCGGGGCGTAGTCGATGCCTTGCGCGAGCGCGGCCTCGATGTGCCCGGGGATGTGTCGGTGATCGGCTTCGACAATTGGGAAATCGTGGCCGCAGCCACGCGCCCACCGCTGACCACGGTCGATATGAATCTCAAGGAACTCGGTAGGGAGGCCGGACGCCTGGTGTTGGCGCTGGCCGAGGGAAAAGCCGTGGAGCCTGGCGTGCGCAAGCTGCCGTGCCAGCTCGTGGTGCGAGAATCCTGCGGGGGTGGTCTCCGCAGCTAG
- a CDS encoding ABC transporter permease: MPAYIGKRLLAAIPVILGLSIIVFLVMKLIPGDPAQALLGSYATPENVARINRALGLDRSWPEQYVIWIGNLLQGDFGRSYILNRPVLDEVLERFGATLILAGASLVICSVLGILAGIVSAVRQFGWTDRIVTFFVLIGISMPAFFLGLVFILFFAVQWKLLPASGMYAVYGGGDLPDLLRHLILPAGTLAIVATGVVARLTRAAMLEVLRQDFIRTARAKGLSENKVIYRHAFRAALVSIIPVLGIQAGFVLGGAVYIETVFQWPGLGQMLVKAVSTRDLLLVQGGVLVAATVYVLVNLLADVAQAMLDPRLKA; the protein is encoded by the coding sequence ATGCCCGCCTATATCGGCAAGCGCCTCCTGGCCGCGATACCTGTCATCCTGGGCCTTTCCATCATCGTCTTCCTGGTGATGAAGCTCATCCCGGGCGATCCGGCGCAGGCCCTTCTCGGCTCCTATGCCACGCCTGAAAACGTCGCCCGCATCAATCGCGCCCTCGGCCTCGACCGCTCCTGGCCCGAGCAATATGTCATCTGGATCGGCAATCTCCTGCAGGGCGATTTCGGCCGCTCCTACATTCTCAATCGCCCGGTACTCGATGAAGTGCTGGAGCGTTTCGGCGCCACGCTCATCCTCGCCGGCGCCTCGCTCGTCATCTGCTCCGTTCTCGGCATTCTTGCCGGCATCGTCTCGGCCGTGCGCCAGTTCGGCTGGACCGACCGCATCGTCACCTTCTTCGTGCTGATCGGCATTTCCATGCCGGCCTTCTTCCTCGGCCTGGTCTTCATCCTGTTCTTTGCCGTGCAGTGGAAGCTGCTGCCCGCCTCGGGCATGTATGCCGTCTATGGCGGCGGCGACCTGCCCGACCTCTTGCGTCACCTGATCCTGCCCGCCGGCACGCTGGCCATCGTCGCCACCGGCGTTGTCGCCCGCCTCACTCGCGCCGCCATGCTCGAAGTGCTGCGGCAGGATTTCATCCGCACCGCCCGCGCCAAGGGCCTCAGCGAAAACAAAGTGATCTACCGCCACGCCTTCCGCGCCGCTTTGGTCTCCATCATTCCGGTGCTCGGCATTCAGGCCGGCTTTGTGCTGGGCGGCGCCGTCTATATCGAAACCGTGTTCCAGTGGCCCGGCCTGGGCCAGATGCTGGTCAAGGCCGTCTCCACCCGCGATCTCCTGCTGGTGCAGGGCGGCGTGCTCGTTGCCGCCACCGTCTACGTGCTCGTCAACCTCTTGGCCGACGTCGCCCAGGCCATGCTCGATCCGAGGCTCAAGGCATGA
- a CDS encoding efflux RND transporter periplasmic adaptor subunit produces the protein MTAAHEKPVWAQSKREKNNAERVAKGLKPKRRIVPWIVLGVIVVGIVGFIFLQPPAPPAPEVADTAPVAKQIRQSETATIEATTLRQTVKVTGTLVPGRQSEVASQASGRVMAVLKRPGDPVSEGDLLAQIDRATLELQLNQQQATAQATRAQLASSQQQLERTEQLASQGLASPSTLEQARSANAALEANLSALDIAVQTAELALSNASVKAPLDGVVSARSVEPGQTISAGTPLFTIVNLQEMQFDAAASVNSSAMVAPGQPATVAVTGLNGQEFAGTVTRVNPVAISGTRTVPIYIELDNAEGSLRGGMFATGQITVAEKADAFAVSAAALREDADGHFVLKLADGTLVRQGIEIVQEWDRGRLVEVTGVTAGDVVVSAPLDELAAGDAYTLVEG, from the coding sequence ATGACCGCCGCACACGAGAAGCCCGTCTGGGCCCAGAGCAAGCGTGAGAAGAACAATGCCGAGCGTGTGGCCAAGGGTCTCAAGCCCAAGCGCCGCATCGTGCCATGGATCGTGCTCGGGGTGATCGTCGTGGGCATTGTGGGGTTCATCTTCCTGCAGCCCCCTGCCCCGCCCGCGCCCGAAGTTGCAGACACCGCACCGGTCGCCAAGCAAATCCGGCAGTCGGAAACCGCGACGATCGAGGCCACGACCCTGCGCCAGACCGTCAAGGTGACGGGAACGCTGGTTCCCGGTCGGCAGTCCGAGGTTGCCTCGCAGGCATCCGGTCGGGTCATGGCCGTGCTCAAGCGGCCGGGCGATCCGGTATCGGAAGGCGACCTTCTCGCGCAGATCGACCGGGCAACCCTGGAATTGCAGCTCAACCAGCAGCAGGCCACGGCCCAGGCGACCCGCGCCCAGCTCGCCTCGTCGCAGCAGCAGCTCGAACGTACCGAACAGCTGGCAAGTCAGGGGCTGGCCAGTCCGTCGACGCTGGAACAGGCGCGTTCCGCCAATGCGGCCCTCGAAGCCAATCTGAGCGCCCTCGACATTGCCGTGCAGACGGCCGAGCTGGCACTCAGCAATGCCTCGGTCAAGGCGCCGCTCGATGGCGTGGTCTCCGCGCGCTCGGTCGAGCCGGGCCAGACCATTTCGGCGGGCACGCCGCTGTTCACCATCGTCAACCTGCAGGAAATGCAATTCGATGCGGCTGCCTCGGTCAATTCGAGCGCCATGGTCGCCCCCGGCCAGCCGGCCACGGTCGCAGTGACCGGCCTTAACGGGCAGGAATTTGCCGGCACGGTGACCCGGGTCAATCCGGTTGCCATCAGCGGCACGCGGACGGTGCCGATCTATATCGAGCTCGACAATGCCGAAGGCAGCCTGCGTGGCGGCATGTTCGCCACCGGGCAGATCACGGTCGCCGAAAAGGCCGACGCGTTTGCCGTTTCCGCCGCCGCCCTGCGTGAAGACGCCGATGGCCATTTCGTGCTCAAGCTGGCCGATGGCACGCTGGTGCGCCAGGGCATCGAAATTGTGCAGGAATGGGATCGCGGGCGCCTGGTGGAAGTCACCGGCGTAACGGCAGGCGATGTGGTGGTTTCAGCCCCGCTGGATGAACTGGCGGCCGGCGACGCCTATACGCTCGTCGAGGGCTGA
- a CDS encoding DUF1028 domain-containing protein has translation MTFSIVARDPMTGAFGVATATAGPMVGALVPHTRASVGAAATQAMTNPYLAIDALALLDEQPADTALGAALARDGDAERRQIIVVDRAGRVAGWTGGECVAYAGHLTEEGVGVAGNMLVSAAVLEDMLGSYRRHREKSGFAASLLRALIAGADAGGDSRGIGSAALRVHGDQGFADIDLRVDFSDDPMAALAQLFEQAISGPYAAFFAGVPRR, from the coding sequence ATGACTTTTTCGATCGTCGCCCGCGACCCCATGACCGGCGCCTTCGGCGTTGCCACGGCGACGGCCGGGCCGATGGTCGGGGCGCTGGTGCCGCATACGCGCGCCAGTGTGGGGGCGGCGGCGACGCAGGCCATGACCAATCCGTATCTGGCCATAGACGCGCTGGCGCTGCTGGATGAGCAACCCGCTGACACCGCCTTGGGTGCCGCGCTGGCGCGGGATGGCGATGCCGAGCGGCGGCAGATCATTGTCGTTGACCGGGCCGGACGGGTGGCTGGCTGGACCGGGGGAGAATGCGTGGCCTATGCGGGGCATTTGACTGAAGAGGGCGTGGGTGTCGCAGGGAATATGCTTGTTAGTGCTGCGGTGCTGGAGGATATGCTGGGCAGTTATCGGCGCCATCGAGAAAAGAGTGGCTTTGCCGCCAGCCTGTTGCGGGCCCTTATCGCGGGGGCCGATGCGGGGGGTGATAGTCGCGGCATCGGCTCCGCCGCCTTGCGGGTGCATGGCGACCAGGGCTTTGCCGATATCGACCTGCGGGTCGATTTTTCCGATGACCCCATGGCCGCGCTCGCGCAACTGTTCGAGCAGGCCATTTCCGGGCCCTATGCCGCGTTTTTTGCCGGCGTGCCGCGCCGGTAA
- a CDS encoding FadR/GntR family transcriptional regulator: MSLHDPIDPPARAGRPRRKRTDEIVDAIKRMIVEHGLGPGDRLPQERDLISQFAASKGTVREALKALEVQGLISVRTGPGGGAFIERMSEGRAMSLLSNFLFAKNLSIANIYEMRKVLEPQLAASATPHIDEAGLKRLEAIIKIYDHEPADATERWNQRMAELDFHGVVAEYSDNPILAFTCRFLQRLLKELTIAQDIYVQPEPVSRASGIQHQRDLIAAMRARDAAAAAAILAAHMDEAEKHMLGLQAELVDRFLIEEAAPAPARKRRTA, encoded by the coding sequence ATGAGCTTGCATGACCCCATCGATCCACCTGCGCGCGCCGGGCGCCCGCGCCGCAAGCGCACCGATGAAATCGTCGATGCCATCAAGCGCATGATCGTCGAACATGGCCTCGGCCCCGGCGACCGTCTCCCGCAGGAGCGCGACTTGATCTCCCAGTTTGCCGCCAGCAAGGGCACGGTGCGCGAGGCGCTCAAGGCGCTCGAAGTCCAGGGGTTGATTTCCGTGCGCACCGGCCCGGGCGGCGGCGCCTTCATCGAGCGCATGTCGGAGGGCAGGGCCATGAGCCTGCTCTCCAACTTCCTCTTTGCCAAGAATCTGTCGATCGCCAATATCTACGAGATGCGCAAAGTGCTGGAGCCGCAACTGGCAGCCAGCGCCACCCCGCATATCGATGAGGCCGGTCTCAAGCGCCTCGAGGCTATCATCAAGATTTACGACCACGAACCGGCCGACGCGACCGAGCGTTGGAACCAGCGCATGGCGGAGCTGGATTTTCATGGCGTCGTCGCCGAATATTCCGACAATCCCATCCTCGCCTTCACCTGCCGCTTCCTGCAGCGCTTGCTCAAGGAACTCACCATCGCGCAGGATATCTATGTCCAGCCCGAGCCGGTGTCCCGCGCCAGCGGCATCCAGCACCAGCGCGACCTCATCGCCGCGATGCGGGCGCGTGACGCCGCCGCCGCGGCCGCCATTCTCGCCGCGCATATGGACGAAGCCGAAAAGCACATGCTGGGCCTTCAGGCCGAATTGGTGGATCGCTTCCTCATCGAGGAGGCCGCACCGGCACCCGCCAGAAAGCGCCGCACCGCATGA
- a CDS encoding osmoprotectant NAGGN system M42 family peptidase, producing MIDQDYLLGRLLDLVNTPSPVGMTGRAVSLVESWLRELGYAPQYTRRGVLYVEVGDGPPRRALAAHLDTLGAMVTELKPNGRLALRNTGTWAARFAEGARVTIFSDHAEHRGTILPLKASGHRFNTEVDTQPADWDNLEIRVDAVLPGRDALVAAGFNVGDMVAVDAQPEVVDGFIVSRHLDDKAGCATLLAVLKAIAEGQVKVAVPFQAMFTIAEEIGIGGTHGFGPEVEELLAIDNAVTAPNQTSRDDSVTIAMRDRQGPFDAQMTRSMLTVCQREGIKCERDTFRHYRSDSAAAVEAGWDIRVGLVCFSLDSSHGWERTHMASLVALGRLLIGYLETDLTPVA from the coding sequence ATGATCGATCAGGATTATCTCCTCGGCCGCCTGCTTGACCTGGTCAACACCCCGAGCCCCGTCGGCATGACCGGCCGCGCCGTTTCCCTGGTGGAGTCCTGGCTGCGCGAGCTCGGCTATGCTCCCCAATATACCCGGCGCGGCGTGCTCTATGTCGAAGTCGGCGACGGGCCGCCCCGCCGCGCCCTGGCCGCCCATCTCGACACGCTCGGCGCCATGGTCACCGAACTCAAGCCCAATGGCCGGCTGGCTTTGCGCAATACCGGCACCTGGGCCGCACGCTTCGCCGAGGGTGCTCGCGTCACCATCTTCTCCGACCATGCCGAACACCGCGGCACCATCCTGCCGCTCAAGGCCTCCGGCCATCGCTTCAATACCGAGGTCGACACCCAGCCCGCCGACTGGGACAATCTCGAAATCCGTGTCGACGCCGTGCTCCCCGGCCGCGACGCCCTTGTCGCTGCCGGCTTCAATGTCGGCGACATGGTCGCGGTGGACGCCCAGCCCGAAGTGGTGGACGGGTTCATCGTCTCCCGCCATCTCGATGACAAGGCTGGCTGCGCCACGCTCCTGGCCGTCCTCAAAGCCATCGCCGAAGGCCAGGTGAAAGTCGCTGTGCCCTTCCAGGCCATGTTCACCATTGCCGAGGAGATCGGCATCGGCGGCACGCATGGCTTCGGTCCCGAGGTCGAGGAACTGCTCGCCATCGACAATGCCGTCACGGCCCCGAACCAGACCTCGCGCGACGACTCGGTGACGATCGCCATGCGTGATCGCCAAGGCCCGTTTGATGCGCAAATGACAAGGTCAATGCTAACAGTCTGTCAACGCGAAGGCATCAAGTGTGAACGCGATACCTTCCGCCATTACCGCTCCGACAGCGCCGCCGCCGTCGAGGCCGGATGGGACATCCGCGTCGGCCTGGTCTGCTTTTCCCTCGACAGTTCCCACGGTTGGGAACGCACCCACATGGCGTCTCTTGTCGCGCTGGGCCGGCTGCTGATCGGCTACCTGGAAACCGACCTCACCCCTGTAGCCTGA
- a CDS encoding GbsR/MarR family transcriptional regulator, with the protein MSSVDRFVEEMGLMFQQAGDPRIAGRIFGLLVIEGRELSLQQLSEKLGVSRASVSTNARRMAKRGVIRLTAHPGDRQDFYELNNFPSVDVIGEMAERVIHQARTVQAFVAPLRTENTAASERVEDLSKVLDQAARMLTDWAAALHNEQTIRKDPE; encoded by the coding sequence GTGTCATCCGTCGACAGATTTGTGGAAGAAATGGGACTGATGTTCCAGCAGGCAGGCGACCCCAGGATCGCGGGTCGCATATTCGGCCTGCTGGTCATCGAGGGGCGCGAGCTCAGCCTGCAGCAGCTCAGCGAGAAGCTGGGCGTCAGCCGGGCCAGCGTCAGCACCAATGCCCGCCGCATGGCAAAGCGCGGCGTGATCCGGCTGACGGCCCATCCGGGCGACAGGCAGGATTTCTACGAGCTTAACAACTTCCCGTCCGTGGATGTGATAGGGGAGATGGCTGAACGGGTGATCCACCAGGCCCGGACCGTGCAGGCTTTTGTTGCCCCGCTCCGGACGGAGAACACGGCGGCGTCCGAACGGGTCGAAGACCTTTCCAAGGTCCTGGACCAGGCTGCCAGGATGCTCACTGACTGGGCTGCGGCCCTTCATAACGAACAGACGATCCGAAAGGACCCAGAATGA
- a CDS encoding ATP-binding cassette domain-containing protein: MSDNAVEIRDLVKTFGGGRSLFGRKASEIHAVRSISLDLGRGETLGIVGESGSGKSTLARMLVGLERPTAGTMVIDGKPWADLAASGSRAFGRAIQYVFQDPVASLNPRKTIGDILDVPLRLLCNYDRARRQARKRELVDAVQMPADTLDRYPHEFSGGQAQRIAIARALAAEARILVLDEPVSALDVSVQAQVLLLLQQLRDDLGLSYLFISHDLAVVESISDRVAVMYLGEVVESGPAAQLFADPQHDYTRSLIVSAPRLTAPDSAL; encoded by the coding sequence ATGAGCGACAACGCCGTCGAAATCCGCGATCTGGTCAAGACCTTCGGTGGCGGCCGCAGCCTTTTCGGCCGGAAGGCCAGCGAGATACACGCCGTCCGCAGCATTTCCCTCGATCTCGGGCGCGGCGAAACCCTGGGCATTGTCGGGGAAAGCGGCTCGGGCAAATCCACGCTGGCCCGCATGCTGGTCGGCCTCGAACGCCCGACAGCCGGCACCATGGTCATCGACGGCAAGCCATGGGCCGATCTGGCCGCGTCCGGTTCCCGCGCCTTTGGCCGCGCCATCCAATATGTATTTCAGGACCCGGTGGCCTCGCTCAATCCGCGCAAGACCATTGGCGACATTCTCGACGTGCCGCTGCGCCTGCTCTGCAATTACGACCGCGCCCGCCGTCAGGCCCGCAAGCGCGAGCTGGTCGACGCCGTGCAGATGCCCGCTGACACGCTCGATCGCTATCCGCACGAATTTTCCGGCGGCCAGGCGCAGCGCATCGCCATTGCCCGCGCCCTTGCCGCCGAAGCCCGCATTCTCGTGCTCGACGAGCCGGTCAGTGCGCTTGATGTCTCGGTGCAGGCCCAGGTCCTGCTGCTGTTGCAACAGCTCCGCGACGACCTTGGCCTGTCCTATCTCTTCATCAGCCACGATCTGGCCGTGGTGGAATCGATTTCCGATCGCGTCGCCGTCATGTATCTCGGGGAAGTGGTGGAGAGCGGACCGGCGGCCCAGCTTTTTGCCGACCCGCAGCATGACTATACGCGGTCGCTCATTGTCAGCGCCCCGCGCCTTACCGCACCGGACAGCGCCCTATGA
- a CDS encoding dipeptide/oligopeptide/nickel ABC transporter permease/ATP-binding protein: protein MTDIPVTPPAARKRRSNWQLLMANRLAAAGLFLFGFIVVVALLAPILPMPNPDITDQPNRLLPPLSAGHLFGTDHLGRDILSRLIWGTQVSLLVGISATALAALFGSLIGLVAGYTRGATDSVLMRFVDMLMAFPYILLAIAIVAALGPGLLNALYAIAIVNIPFFARNIRGVTVSIRNREFVDAARLSGKSHAAILFTEVLPNVLPVIVITMSTTVGWMILETAGLSFLGLGAQPPTSDLGSMLGQARAQLFTAPHASIVPGIMIFILVMSINLLGDGIRDVLDPRLRSGALDRPMPVTRIDRKTVPAPTLSDAPALVVENLSTGFDTGDTITPAIRDISFRLGKGECLGLIGESGSGKSVTALSLMGLVASPPGVITDGAVYIEGRDVLSLREQQLIGLRGARVAYVFQDPLTTLHPLFVVGDQIAEAILAHNPVGRQAAHARAVALMETVGIRDAASRASAYPHELSGGQRQRIGIAMALANDPDIIIADEPTTALDVTVQARILELLQQLRRERGLALLLITHDFGVVAQVCDRVAVMKNGEIVEQGDTQAILRDPQHDYTRRLIACVPELGEGHGFLDRVRPLFPEARP from the coding sequence ATGACCGATATACCAGTCACGCCCCCGGCCGCCCGCAAGCGCCGCAGCAATTGGCAATTGCTGATGGCCAACCGCCTCGCCGCGGCGGGCCTGTTCCTCTTCGGCTTCATCGTGGTTGTGGCCCTGCTGGCACCCATCCTGCCCATGCCCAACCCTGACATAACCGACCAGCCCAATCGCCTGCTGCCCCCGCTCAGCGCCGGCCACCTGTTCGGCACCGATCATCTGGGTCGCGACATCCTCTCGCGCCTCATCTGGGGCACCCAGGTCTCGCTGCTGGTCGGCATCAGCGCAACGGCGCTAGCGGCCCTGTTCGGCTCGCTCATCGGCCTCGTCGCCGGCTACACCCGCGGCGCGACCGACAGCGTGCTCATGCGCTTCGTCGATATGCTGATGGCCTTCCCCTATATCCTATTGGCCATTGCCATCGTCGCGGCGCTCGGCCCCGGCCTGCTCAACGCACTCTACGCCATCGCCATCGTCAATATCCCCTTCTTCGCCCGCAATATCCGCGGCGTCACCGTCTCGATCCGCAATCGCGAATTCGTCGATGCCGCCCGCCTCTCCGGCAAGAGCCATGCGGCCATCCTCTTCACCGAAGTGCTGCCCAATGTGCTGCCGGTCATCGTCATCACCATGTCCACCACGGTGGGCTGGATGATCCTCGAAACCGCCGGCCTCTCCTTCCTCGGGCTCGGCGCCCAGCCGCCGACCTCCGATCTCGGCTCCATGCTCGGCCAGGCCCGCGCCCAGCTTTTCACTGCTCCCCATGCCTCCATCGTGCCCGGCATCATGATCTTTATCCTGGTCATGAGCATCAACCTGCTCGGCGACGGCATCCGCGACGTGCTCGACCCGCGCCTGCGCTCCGGTGCGCTCGACCGACCCATGCCGGTCACCCGCATCGACCGCAAGACCGTGCCCGCCCCGACCCTGTCCGATGCCCCGGCTCTGGTGGTCGAAAACCTCTCCACCGGCTTCGACACCGGCGACACCATCACCCCGGCAATCCGCGACATCAGCTTCCGCCTCGGCAAGGGCGAATGCCTCGGCCTGATCGGGGAAAGCGGCTCCGGCAAATCCGTCACGGCCCTGTCGCTCATGGGCCTCGTCGCCTCCCCTCCTGGCGTCATCACCGATGGCGCTGTCTATATCGAGGGCAGGGACGTGCTGTCCCTGCGCGAGCAGCAACTGATCGGGCTGCGCGGTGCCCGCGTGGCCTATGTGTTCCAGGATCCCCTGACCACTTTGCATCCGCTTTTCGTGGTGGGCGACCAGATCGCCGAAGCCATCCTCGCGCACAATCCGGTGGGCAGGCAGGCCGCCCATGCCCGCGCCGTCGCTCTCATGGAGACGGTCGGCATCCGCGACGCGGCCAGCCGCGCCAGTGCCTATCCGCATGAGCTTTCCGGTGGCCAGCGCCAGCGTATCGGCATCGCCATGGCCCTCGCCAACGACCCCGACATCATCATCGCCGATGAGCCCACCACCGCGCTCGACGTCACGGTGCAGGCCCGCATTCTCGAATTGCTGCAACAGCTTCGCCGCGAGCGCGGCCTGGCCCTCCTGCTCATCACCCACGATTTCGGTGTCGTCGCGCAGGTCTGCGACCGCGTTGCCGTGATGAAGAATGGCGAGATCGTCGAACAGGGCGATACCCAGGCTATCCTGCGCGATCCGCAGCACGACTATACCAGGCGTCTCATCGCCTGCGTGCCCGAACTCGGCGAAGGCCATGGCTTCCTCGATCGTGTCCGTCCGCTCTTCCCGGAGGCACGTCCATGA
- a CDS encoding ABC transporter substrate-binding protein produces the protein MIRNWKSIAPLLLAATALALVSPAMAQTPPNILVVGQIAEPASLDPHVSTAANDFRIAVNIYDGLVRNTPGTLEIEPALATDWTISEDGLEYTFNLREGVTFHDGTPFNAEAVKFNFDRMLDENHPFASTGPFPLAFFFSSVESVDVVDDLTVKFTLNEPFAPFMSNLASPTGLIVSPAAVEQYGADYGRHPVGTGPFKFEEWQSNTSVVASRNDAYWGGAPPLEAVIFRPITDANTRVAEMLSGGIDVLLETPPDNVAQFRDDANYQVVEAVGPHVWYVMLNAKDGPFADVRVRQAVNYAVNKESLVNDVLQGTAEVSAGPIPPAFNWAYNEEVAPYPYDPEKAKELLAAAGAEGATLTFLVTEGGSGMLDPVPMGTAIQADLAAVGLNVEIKTYEWNTFLSEVNPGLEGKGDMAEMAWMTSDPDTLPFLTLRTAAWPAEGGFNSSYYSNPEVDELLDHARLSTDPEERGALYKQVQAITHEDAPWLFVANWKQNAVITSAVGDFELQPDFSLVLRDVTKQ, from the coding sequence ATGATCCGCAACTGGAAAAGCATTGCGCCGCTGCTGCTGGCCGCGACCGCTCTGGCTCTCGTCTCGCCCGCCATGGCGCAGACGCCCCCCAATATTCTCGTCGTCGGCCAGATCGCCGAACCGGCATCGCTGGACCCGCATGTCTCCACCGCCGCCAACGACTTCCGCATCGCCGTCAATATCTATGACGGCCTGGTGCGCAACACGCCCGGCACGCTGGAAATCGAACCGGCCCTCGCCACCGACTGGACCATTTCCGAGGATGGTCTCGAATACACCTTCAACCTGCGCGAAGGCGTCACCTTCCACGACGGCACGCCCTTCAATGCCGAGGCGGTGAAGTTCAATTTCGACCGCATGCTGGACGAAAACCACCCCTTCGCCTCGACGGGTCCCTTCCCGCTCGCCTTCTTCTTCTCCTCGGTCGAAAGCGTCGATGTGGTGGATGATCTCACGGTCAAGTTCACCCTCAACGAGCCTTTCGCGCCGTTCATGTCGAACCTGGCCTCGCCCACCGGGCTGATCGTCTCCCCGGCAGCGGTCGAGCAATATGGTGCCGATTACGGCCGTCACCCGGTCGGCACCGGCCCGTTCAAATTCGAGGAATGGCAGTCCAATACCAGCGTCGTCGCCTCGCGCAACGATGCCTATTGGGGTGGCGCGCCGCCGCTCGAAGCGGTCATCTTCCGCCCCATCACCGACGCCAATACCCGCGTCGCCGAAATGCTGTCCGGCGGCATCGACGTGCTGCTCGAAACCCCGCCCGACAATGTCGCCCAGTTCCGCGACGACGCCAATTATCAGGTCGTCGAGGCCGTCGGCCCGCATGTCTGGTACGTCATGCTCAACGCCAAGGACGGCCCCTTCGCCGATGTGCGCGTGCGCCAGGCGGTGAACTATGCCGTCAACAAGGAGAGCCTGGTCAACGACGTGCTCCAGGGTACCGCGGAAGTCTCCGCCGGCCCGATCCCGCCCGCCTTCAACTGGGCCTATAACGAAGAAGTCGCGCCCTATCCCTACGATCCGGAAAAGGCCAAGGAACTTCTCGCCGCAGCCGGTGCCGAAGGCGCGACCCTAACCTTCCTCGTTACCGAAGGTGGCTCCGGCATGCTCGACCCGGTGCCGATGGGCACGGCCATCCAGGCCGATCTCGCCGCAGTCGGCCTCAATGTCGAAATCAAGACCTATGAGTGGAACACCTTCCTGTCGGAAGTGAATCCCGGCCTCGAAGGCAAGGGCGACATGGCCGAAATGGCTTGGATGACCTCCGATCCCGATACGCTCCCCTTCCTCACCCTGCGCACGGCCGCCTGGCCGGCCGAAGGCGGCTTCAACTCGTCCTATTATTCCAATCCGGAAGTGGACGAACTGCTCGACCATGCCCGTCTCTCCACCGACCCGGAAGAGCGCGGCGCGCTTTACAAGCAGGTCCAGGCCATCACCCACGAAGATGCGCCCTGGCTGTTCGTCGCCAACTGGAAACAGAACGCAGTCATCACCAGCGCGGTGGGCGATTTCGAACTGCAACCGGACTTCTCGCTGGTGCTGCGGGACGTGACCAAGCAGTAG